From the Priestia aryabhattai genome, one window contains:
- a CDS encoding class I adenylate-forming enzyme family protein, producing MKRIEELIFYQCQQTPDGLALSDSINKLSYSQMWDCVCKAEKQLHEKGIKEGELVALSMPNNVEAIVSFLAILKAGGVVMLLHNELTDAEIDTYFSIQSPNWLWKTSSLIKIMKEKPMLPVRQVNALSDLFLFGFTSGSTGRPKGFVKSHHSWSSSFQEWSDIFSLKPHDKVLVPLHISYSAQLYPVLHALCSGMYAVILEAFTPSAVFKKEASCMSITPALISPLLRYVQSRPKEKRLLPKTVISVGNKLSPSVRKKFSQAFPVASLYEYYGSSEMGFVTVLSPDTAETMPHTVGYPVDSVDVLILNERGKEVEKGDKGTLFVKTNQAFEGFVNDSKETNRSFLNGYVTSHDIAVQLPDGSITIVGRDKNVIKSSGSSVYAEEIEELLLQIPGVSEAAVFSVVDAERSEVVGAAIVLENISLSDVRQALTKRVSAYKIPRVWRILKSFPRMKNGKIDKAMIYSYFTEKEGKTYDFI from the coding sequence ATGAAACGAATTGAAGAACTAATTTTTTATCAGTGTCAACAAACGCCTGACGGACTGGCACTATCGGATTCTATTAATAAGCTAAGCTACAGTCAAATGTGGGATTGTGTATGCAAAGCCGAAAAACAGCTGCACGAAAAAGGGATAAAAGAAGGGGAGCTCGTTGCTTTAAGCATGCCAAACAATGTAGAAGCTATTGTGTCATTTTTAGCGATTTTAAAAGCCGGTGGAGTGGTAATGCTTTTACACAATGAATTAACAGACGCTGAAATCGATACTTATTTTTCGATTCAATCTCCGAACTGGCTATGGAAAACATCTTCTTTAATTAAAATAATGAAAGAAAAACCTATGCTGCCCGTACGGCAAGTGAATGCACTGTCCGACCTATTTTTATTTGGATTTACCTCCGGGTCAACAGGAAGGCCTAAAGGGTTTGTAAAATCGCATCATTCTTGGTCTTCATCATTTCAAGAATGGTCAGACATATTTTCTTTAAAGCCACACGACAAAGTGCTTGTTCCTTTACATATCTCGTATTCCGCGCAGCTTTACCCAGTTTTACATGCGCTTTGCAGCGGCATGTATGCTGTTATTTTAGAAGCGTTTACACCTTCTGCTGTTTTTAAGAAGGAAGCTAGCTGTATGTCTATTACACCCGCATTAATTTCTCCATTGCTTCGTTACGTACAAAGCAGACCGAAAGAGAAACGACTTCTGCCAAAGACCGTGATTTCAGTAGGCAATAAATTATCACCTTCCGTTCGAAAGAAATTTTCACAAGCGTTTCCTGTTGCCTCTCTTTATGAATATTACGGATCTTCCGAAATGGGATTTGTTACGGTGCTTTCACCAGATACAGCTGAAACGATGCCTCATACAGTAGGTTATCCTGTTGACAGTGTAGACGTTTTAATCCTTAATGAACGTGGAAAAGAAGTAGAAAAAGGTGACAAAGGAACGTTATTTGTAAAAACAAATCAAGCATTTGAAGGGTTTGTTAATGACAGCAAAGAAACAAACCGCTCGTTTTTGAACGGATATGTTACGTCGCATGATATTGCAGTTCAACTTCCAGATGGAAGCATTACGATTGTAGGGAGAGATAAAAACGTGATTAAAAGCAGCGGAAGCTCAGTTTATGCTGAAGAAATTGAAGAGCTGCTTTTACAAATACCGGGGGTTAGCGAAGCAGCCGTTTTTAGTGTAGTAGATGCTGAACGTTCAGAAGTCGTAGGTGCAGCAATTGTCTTAGAGAACATTTCTCTTTCTGATGTGAGACAAGCGCTGACAAAACGAGTATCTGCTTATAAAATCCCGCGTGTATGGAGAATTTTAAAGTCCTTTCCGCGAATGAAAAATGGTAAAATTGACAAAGCAATGATATACAGCTACTTTACAGAGAAAGAAGGGAAGACATATGATTTCATTTGA
- a CDS encoding GNAT family N-acetyltransferase: MISFEPITADTMYIVSEIINSNEAYNVLENGKKERSEQELFKEYMNEKTDSYFIKADDTYVGVIDYMKQNPNDDHPWIGAFMIHSAYHNFSFGTQAYVAFEDKLKEEGVSVLRLGVLSQNSRAKLFWERLGFTQYATKPLHHNQVNCLEKEL; encoded by the coding sequence ATGATTTCATTTGAACCCATTACAGCTGACACGATGTATATTGTTTCAGAGATTATCAATTCGAACGAAGCTTATAATGTGTTGGAAAACGGCAAGAAAGAGCGGAGCGAACAAGAGCTTTTTAAAGAATACATGAATGAAAAAACAGACAGTTATTTTATTAAAGCTGACGATACATACGTAGGAGTTATTGATTACATGAAACAAAACCCAAACGATGACCATCCATGGATAGGGGCTTTTATGATTCATAGCGCGTATCATAATTTCAGTTTTGGAACGCAGGCTTATGTAGCGTTTGAAGACAAGCTAAAAGAAGAAGGAGTTTCAGTCCTGCGCCTTGGCGTCCTGTCTCAAAATTCTAGAGCCAAGTTGTTTTGGGAACGTCTTGGTTTTACACAGTACGCCACTAAGCCGCTGCACCATAATCAAGTTAACTGCTTGGAAAAAGAGCTATAA
- a CDS encoding alpha-amylase family glycosyl hydrolase, whose product MKGKKWTALALTLPLAASLSTGVHAETVHKGKSPTADKNGVFYEVYVNSFYDANKDGHGDLKGLTQKLDYLNDGNSHTKNDLQVNGIWMMPVNPSPSYHKYDVTDYYNIDPQYGNLQDFRKLMKEADKRDVKVIMDLVVNHTSSEHPWFQAALKDKNSKYRDYYIWADKNTDLNEKGSWGQQVWHKAPNGEYFYGTFWEGMPDLNYANPEVRKEMINVGKFWLKQGVDGFRLDAALHIFKGQTPEGAKKNIVWWNEFRDAMKKENPNVYLTGEVWDQPEVVAPYYQSLDSLFNFDLAGKIVNSVKAGNDQGIATAAAATDELFKSYNPNKIDGIFLTNHDQNRVMSELSGDVNKAKSAASILLTLPGNPYIYYGEEVGMTGEKPDELIREPFRWYEGNGLGQTSWETPVYNKGGNGVSVEAQTKQKGSLLNHYREMIRVRQQHEELVKGTLQSVSVDKKEVVAYSRTYKGKSISVYHNISNQPVKVSVTAKGKLIFASEKGAKKVKNQLVIPANTTVLIK is encoded by the coding sequence ATGAAAGGGAAAAAATGGACAGCTTTAGCACTAACACTGCCGCTGGCTGCTAGCTTATCAACAGGCGTTCACGCAGAAACCGTACATAAAGGTAAGTCTCCAACAGCAGATAAAAACGGTGTTTTTTATGAAGTGTATGTAAACTCTTTTTACGATGCAAATAAGGATGGACATGGTGATTTAAAAGGTCTTACACAAAAGTTGGATTATTTAAATGACGGCAATTCTCATACAAAAAATGATCTTCAAGTAAACGGGATTTGGATGATGCCTGTCAACCCTTCTCCTAGCTATCATAAATATGATGTAACGGACTATTATAATATTGATCCGCAGTATGGAAATCTGCAAGATTTTCGCAAGCTGATGAAAGAAGCAGATAAACGAGACGTAAAAGTTATTATGGACCTCGTTGTGAATCATACGAGCAGTGAACACCCTTGGTTTCAAGCTGCGTTAAAAGATAAAAATAGCAAGTACAGAGATTACTATATTTGGGCTGATAAAAATACCGATTTGAATGAAAAAGGATCTTGGGGACAGCAAGTATGGCATAAAGCTCCAAACGGAGAGTATTTTTACGGAACGTTTTGGGAAGGAATGCCTGACTTAAATTACGCTAATCCTGAAGTAAGAAAAGAAATGATTAACGTAGGAAAGTTTTGGCTGAAGCAAGGAGTTGACGGGTTCCGCCTAGATGCTGCGCTTCATATTTTTAAAGGTCAAACACCTGAAGGCGCTAAGAAAAATATCGTATGGTGGAATGAGTTCAGAGATGCGATGAAAAAAGAAAACCCGAACGTATATCTAACGGGTGAAGTATGGGATCAGCCTGAAGTCGTGGCTCCTTACTATCAATCGCTTGATTCTCTGTTTAACTTTGATTTAGCAGGAAAGATTGTAAACTCTGTAAAAGCAGGAAATGATCAAGGAATTGCCACTGCAGCAGCGGCAACGGATGAGCTGTTCAAATCATACAATCCAAACAAAATTGATGGCATTTTCTTAACCAACCATGACCAAAATCGCGTCATGAGTGAGCTAAGCGGCGATGTGAATAAAGCAAAATCAGCTGCTTCTATCTTACTTACGCTTCCTGGCAACCCGTATATTTATTACGGTGAAGAAGTTGGAATGACCGGTGAAAAGCCTGATGAATTAATCCGTGAACCGTTCCGCTGGTACGAAGGAAACGGACTTGGACAAACCAGCTGGGAAACACCTGTATACAACAAAGGCGGCAATGGTGTGTCAGTAGAAGCACAAACAAAACAAAAGGGTTCTTTGTTAAATCATTACCGTGAAATGATTCGTGTGCGTCAGCAGCACGAAGAGTTAGTAAAAGGAACGCTTCAATCTGTTTCAGTAGACAAGAAAGAAGTCGTTGCCTATAGCCGTACGTATAAAGGCAAATCGATTAGCGTGTATCATAATATTTCAAATCAACCGGTAAAAGTATCTGTGACGGCGAAAGGTAAATTGATTTTTGCTAGTGAAAAAGGTGCTAAGAAAGTCAAAAATCAGCTTGTGATTCCGGCTAATACAACGGTTTTAATAAAATAA
- the pxpA gene encoding 5-oxoprolinase subunit PxpA, with product MSKVDLNCDLGESFGAYHIGNDEAILDYVTSVNVACGFHAGDPSVMRKTVRLAAEKKVQIGAHPGLQDLIGFGRRNMNISPQEAYDIVVYQIGALNGFLQAEGVSMQHVKPHGALYNMAAKNKALSEAIAKAVYNVNPELILFGLSGSELIQAGNKIGLKTANEVFADRTYQLDGSLTARTEPNALIENDDEAVFQVITMVKEGKVKSQQGKDIELQADTICIHGDGAHALEFARHVNRSLKASEVVVKAISQ from the coding sequence TTGAGTAAAGTAGATTTAAACTGTGATTTAGGGGAAAGCTTTGGTGCTTATCACATTGGCAATGATGAAGCGATCTTAGATTATGTGACGTCTGTGAACGTAGCCTGTGGATTTCACGCAGGGGATCCGAGCGTCATGAGAAAAACGGTAAGATTGGCTGCTGAAAAAAAGGTGCAAATTGGTGCTCATCCTGGTCTACAGGACCTTATCGGTTTTGGACGTAGAAACATGAATATTTCACCTCAAGAAGCCTACGATATTGTGGTATATCAAATCGGTGCATTAAACGGTTTTTTGCAAGCAGAAGGGGTATCAATGCAGCATGTAAAGCCCCACGGTGCACTATATAACATGGCTGCTAAAAACAAAGCATTGTCTGAAGCGATAGCAAAAGCTGTTTACAACGTAAATCCTGAACTGATTTTATTTGGGCTATCTGGAAGTGAGCTCATTCAAGCAGGTAACAAAATTGGGCTAAAAACGGCCAATGAGGTATTTGCAGACCGTACCTATCAATTAGACGGTTCTCTCACTGCTCGCACTGAACCAAATGCTTTAATCGAAAATGATGACGAAGCTGTTTTTCAAGTTATTACAATGGTGAAAGAAGGGAAAGTAAAATCTCAGCAAGGCAAGGATATAGAGTTACAAGCAGATACAATTTGTATTCACGGAGACGGGGCTCACGCACTTGAATTTGCTCGTCACGTGAACCGTTCTTTAAAAGCATCAGAAGTAGTAGTTAAAGCTATTTCACAATAA
- a CDS encoding NRAMP family divalent metal transporter: MILEPIKKSTPQQKLSAAPKVNWTLMLGAAFLMATSAIGPGFLTQTTVFTQNLAASFGFVILISIILDIFAQTNVWRIIAVSEKRGQEIANMVFPGLGYVLAILIVIGGLAFNIGNIAGAGLGLNAITGISPTAGAAISAVIAVLIFVVKEAGKAMDRFTQIAGFVMIGLMVYVAATTSPPVGEAVVKTFAPDKIDIIAIVTLVGGTVGGYITFAGGHRLLDAGVKGIDSLPQVTKSSVTGILITSVMRIALFLAVLGVVSKGLQIDPANPPASVFQLAAGNVGYKIFGIVMWSAAITSVVGAAYTSVSFIQTFSEKLNKNSNWIIIGFIIISTLSFVLIGKPVKVLLLVGALNGLILPVALGTLLIAAYKKSIVGDYKHPLWLTISGVLVVIVMALMGGYTLMDQIPQLFK, encoded by the coding sequence ATGATATTGGAGCCAATTAAAAAATCAACACCTCAGCAAAAGCTTTCGGCTGCGCCTAAAGTAAACTGGACGTTAATGCTTGGAGCCGCTTTTTTAATGGCCACATCGGCTATTGGACCAGGCTTTTTAACTCAAACTACCGTATTCACACAAAATTTAGCAGCAAGTTTTGGATTTGTTATTTTAATTTCAATTATCCTTGATATCTTTGCTCAAACCAACGTATGGAGGATTATTGCTGTCTCTGAAAAACGCGGACAAGAGATCGCCAACATGGTATTTCCAGGATTAGGGTACGTGCTCGCTATTTTAATTGTAATCGGCGGACTTGCATTTAATATTGGAAATATTGCTGGTGCCGGGCTTGGTTTAAATGCGATTACAGGTATTTCTCCAACAGCCGGGGCTGCAATTAGTGCAGTAATTGCTGTATTAATCTTCGTTGTAAAAGAAGCTGGAAAAGCAATGGATCGCTTCACGCAAATTGCAGGTTTTGTCATGATTGGACTGATGGTATATGTAGCAGCTACGACTTCACCTCCCGTTGGAGAAGCTGTGGTGAAAACTTTTGCTCCTGATAAAATCGACATCATTGCTATCGTTACGCTTGTTGGAGGAACTGTCGGTGGTTACATTACTTTTGCTGGCGGACATCGTCTTTTAGATGCTGGTGTAAAAGGCATCGATTCTTTACCTCAGGTAACAAAAAGCTCTGTAACAGGAATTCTGATTACTTCCGTTATGCGAATCGCTTTGTTTTTAGCTGTACTTGGCGTTGTGTCTAAAGGGCTGCAAATCGACCCGGCCAACCCTCCAGCATCCGTGTTTCAGCTCGCAGCAGGAAACGTCGGCTATAAAATTTTTGGGATTGTCATGTGGTCTGCTGCTATTACGTCTGTGGTAGGAGCTGCTTATACATCCGTTTCATTTATTCAAACCTTTAGTGAAAAACTTAATAAGAACTCAAACTGGATTATTATTGGTTTTATTATTATTTCAACTCTGTCGTTTGTCTTAATTGGAAAACCTGTAAAAGTTCTTCTTTTAGTTGGAGCACTCAATGGATTAATTTTGCCCGTTGCTCTTGGGACATTACTGATTGCTGCCTACAAAAAAAGCATCGTTGGCGATTATAAACACCCTTTATGGCTCACCATTTCTGGTGTACTTGTGGTTATTGTGATGGCTTTAATGGGCGGCTATACGTTAATGGATCAAATTCCTCAATTATTTAAATAA
- a CDS encoding putative hydro-lyase has product MTNLSQLTPAELRQQIRNNLLIQPTAGMANGYTQANLAILPKKQAFDFLLFCQRNPKSCPLLDVTDVGSSVPKFAAPSGDIRTDIPKYRIYENGELVKEVTDITDYWTEDMVAFLIGCSFTFEHALLNNDIPVRHIEENCNVPMYKTNISCTEAGIFRGSTVVSMRPIPQRDVVRAVQVTSRFPAVHGGPVHIGDPAAIGIKDVQSPDFGDAVSIKEGEVPVFWACGVTPQAVAMETKPSIMITHAPGHMFITDIRDEKLGVL; this is encoded by the coding sequence ATGACAAACCTTTCACAACTAACTCCAGCTGAACTCCGTCAGCAAATCCGTAACAATCTGCTTATTCAGCCAACAGCAGGCATGGCAAACGGCTATACTCAAGCTAATTTAGCTATTTTACCAAAGAAGCAAGCTTTTGACTTTCTACTGTTCTGTCAGCGTAATCCTAAATCTTGTCCTCTTTTAGATGTAACAGACGTTGGGTCTTCGGTGCCAAAGTTTGCAGCTCCGTCGGGAGATATTCGTACAGACATCCCAAAGTATCGAATCTATGAAAATGGGGAACTAGTAAAAGAAGTAACCGATATCACAGACTACTGGACAGAAGATATGGTTGCTTTTCTTATCGGCTGCAGTTTTACATTTGAACACGCACTTTTAAACAATGACATACCCGTTCGTCACATTGAAGAAAATTGTAATGTGCCTATGTATAAAACAAATATTTCGTGCACTGAAGCAGGGATATTCCGCGGCTCGACGGTAGTTAGTATGCGTCCAATTCCTCAGCGAGACGTAGTGCGGGCAGTCCAAGTAACTTCACGTTTTCCAGCTGTACATGGGGGACCTGTTCACATTGGAGATCCCGCTGCGATAGGGATTAAAGACGTTCAATCTCCGGATTTTGGTGATGCCGTTTCCATTAAGGAAGGCGAAGTTCCTGTATTTTGGGCTTGTGGTGTAACCCCTCAAGCTGTAGCAATGGAAACAAAACCTTCTATTATGATTACACATGCTCCGGGGCATATGTTTATTACCGATATTCGAGATGAAAAACTAGGTGTTTTATAA
- the pxpB gene encoding 5-oxoprolinase subunit PxpB yields the protein MNQTVTKASAVISPLGDSALVITFGDSIQYDIHKQIKTCKDSIELNPFPGFIECVPAFTNLTIFYNPLEVVAAVRKKQKKEFVSPFEVVSSIVQSKLENEQTEKELAHRTVSIPVCYGREYGPDLEYVARHHNLTTEEVISIHSEGEYLAYMIGFAPGFPFLGGLSEKIATPRRSSPRTSIPAGSVGIAGMQTGVYPISTPGGWQLIGQTPIKLFLPQQNPPSLLQAGDIVKFEPISKEEYQEIQAKEGGK from the coding sequence ATGAATCAAACCGTAACAAAAGCATCGGCTGTAATTTCTCCGCTTGGCGACTCAGCGCTTGTTATAACGTTTGGAGACAGTATTCAGTACGATATTCATAAACAAATCAAAACGTGTAAAGATTCCATAGAATTAAATCCTTTCCCTGGGTTTATTGAATGCGTGCCGGCATTTACGAATCTTACAATCTTCTATAACCCTCTTGAAGTTGTAGCAGCTGTGAGAAAAAAGCAGAAGAAGGAATTTGTTTCTCCTTTTGAAGTAGTGTCTTCTATCGTTCAAAGTAAACTAGAGAACGAACAGACAGAAAAAGAGTTAGCTCATCGTACGGTTTCCATTCCAGTTTGCTACGGAAGAGAGTATGGACCTGACCTTGAATATGTCGCTCGTCACCATAACTTAACAACTGAAGAGGTAATTAGTATTCATTCTGAAGGCGAATACTTAGCGTACATGATTGGGTTTGCTCCTGGATTCCCATTTCTCGGAGGATTGTCTGAAAAGATTGCTACACCTCGCCGGTCGTCTCCTCGCACCTCTATTCCTGCCGGCTCGGTTGGTATTGCGGGAATGCAAACAGGAGTGTATCCTATTTCCACTCCAGGAGGATGGCAATTAATTGGCCAAACGCCTATTAAACTGTTTTTACCACAACAAAATCCGCCCAGTTTGCTGCAAGCTGGGGATATTGTGAAATTCGAGCCTATCTCTAAAGAAGAGTATCAAGAAATACAGGCAAAGGAGGGGGGAAAATGA
- a CDS encoding 5-oxoprolinase subunit C family protein, with protein sequence MSIRVSKAGLLTSIQDLGRRGFQQHGVIVSGAMDSYSLRIANLLVGNDEKEAGLEVTLVGPTLEIESDCLVAITGGDLTPSINGKPVPMWKPLFIPKGSILSFGPCKTGCRSYLSVAGGFAIDEVLNSKSTYLRGEIGGYKGRALQTDDVLPLSVPAASKPAFLSNELINGVYTSSWSVNYKEFVHFTKKPAVRVINGSQFDLFTAESKSHFTQEPFKVSNQSDRMGYRMDGPSLQLQEKKELLSEAVSQGSVQVPPDGNPIILLADRQTTGGYPKIAQVITADLPLLAQVKPGESIYFSHISLHEAEKIYLEKEQLLQELKIAINLASIK encoded by the coding sequence ATGAGTATACGAGTCAGTAAAGCCGGGTTATTAACGAGCATTCAAGATTTAGGAAGAAGAGGATTTCAACAGCACGGTGTGATTGTAAGCGGTGCAATGGATTCTTATTCTCTCCGAATTGCTAATTTACTAGTTGGTAACGATGAAAAAGAAGCGGGACTTGAAGTTACTCTAGTGGGGCCTACCCTTGAAATAGAAAGTGATTGTTTAGTGGCGATTACCGGAGGAGATTTAACTCCTTCGATCAACGGAAAGCCAGTCCCAATGTGGAAACCTTTATTTATTCCAAAAGGAAGCATTTTATCATTTGGTCCTTGTAAAACCGGGTGTCGTTCCTATCTATCTGTAGCCGGGGGATTTGCCATTGATGAAGTATTGAATAGTAAAAGCACGTATTTGAGAGGCGAAATTGGTGGCTACAAAGGAAGAGCCTTACAAACAGATGATGTTTTACCCCTATCTGTTCCAGCTGCTTCGAAGCCTGCTTTTCTTTCCAATGAACTAATAAACGGGGTATATACTTCTTCATGGTCCGTAAATTATAAGGAATTTGTTCATTTCACAAAGAAACCAGCGGTCCGTGTTATTAATGGCAGTCAATTTGATCTATTTACAGCTGAAAGCAAAAGTCATTTTACTCAAGAGCCTTTTAAAGTATCGAATCAATCAGATCGAATGGGCTATCGAATGGACGGACCTTCTCTTCAGCTTCAAGAAAAAAAAGAGTTATTGTCTGAAGCTGTTTCACAAGGTTCTGTTCAAGTTCCACCAGATGGAAATCCCATTATCCTGTTAGCAGACCGTCAAACTACGGGAGGATATCCTAAAATCGCTCAAGTAATTACAGCGGATTTACCACTTTTAGCTCAAGTGAAGCCTGGAGAGTCCATTTACTTTTCTCACATTTCGCTTCATGAAGCAGAAAAAATCTATTTAGAAAAAGAACAGCTGCTTCAAGAATTGAAGATTGCTATTAACCTTGCCTCAATTAAATAA